Proteins encoded together in one Nitrospira sp. window:
- a CDS encoding sigma 54-interacting transcriptional regulator: MDRSPISPCETLLERYQALLEVAQAISVHRDLDELFRELAQRLPRVVRVNFVGLSLHDPIKNIMRLHTVQANVPADLVGGHEEPIDETPAGVVWHTQQPLLVPDVAEETRWPKVMRCMREDHSRSCCFVPLTTAARRLGAMGFVSLEKEAYSEADLEFLQQVANPVAVAVENALAFQEIAQLRDKLAKEKLYLEEELRLEHGFEDIIGDSDALKQVLKQVEVVAPTDSTVLIQGETGTGKELIARAIHRLSGRSERTFVKLNCAAIPMGLLESELFGHERGAFTGAISQKVGRFELADKGTIFLDEVGEIPLELQSKLLRVLQEQEFERLGSTKTIRVNVRLIAATNRDLKSLAEAKQFRSDLYYRLNVFPVTVPPLRDRQEDIPTLVRYFTQHYAGRMKKNIQAVPAETLEVLSHYPWPGNIRELENLIERSVILTQGTDLQVPISELQPVNNHLASGVITLEEVEREQIVRTLREAKWVIGGPRGAAVRLGLKRTTLQSKMQKLGIARPLE, from the coding sequence ATGGACCGATCGCCCATCTCTCCTTGCGAAACCCTCCTAGAGCGCTATCAAGCCTTGCTGGAAGTGGCGCAGGCCATTTCTGTTCATCGAGATCTCGATGAGCTCTTTCGGGAGCTTGCGCAGCGTCTTCCTCGTGTCGTGCGAGTCAATTTCGTTGGGCTCTCCTTGCATGATCCAATCAAGAACATCATGCGGTTGCATACCGTTCAGGCGAATGTACCGGCCGATCTGGTCGGCGGGCATGAGGAGCCTATTGATGAAACCCCGGCCGGAGTAGTGTGGCACACTCAACAGCCGTTACTGGTGCCGGATGTCGCCGAGGAAACGCGATGGCCCAAGGTCATGCGCTGTATGCGGGAAGACCACTCCCGCTCCTGTTGCTTCGTGCCGCTGACCACGGCAGCACGCCGGTTGGGTGCCATGGGGTTTGTGAGTTTGGAGAAAGAGGCCTATAGCGAAGCCGATCTGGAGTTTCTGCAACAGGTGGCGAATCCGGTCGCCGTCGCTGTGGAGAATGCGCTGGCCTTTCAAGAAATTGCCCAACTCAGAGACAAACTGGCGAAGGAGAAGCTCTATCTGGAAGAGGAGCTCCGTCTGGAACATGGGTTCGAGGATATCATCGGTGACAGCGATGCCCTCAAACAGGTCCTCAAACAAGTGGAGGTTGTGGCTCCGACTGATTCGACGGTCTTGATTCAAGGCGAAACCGGCACCGGAAAGGAGCTCATCGCTCGGGCCATCCATCGCCTCAGTGGCCGAAGCGAGCGCACCTTCGTCAAACTGAATTGTGCCGCCATTCCCATGGGGTTGTTAGAGAGCGAATTGTTCGGGCATGAACGAGGTGCGTTCACGGGAGCGATTTCGCAGAAGGTCGGAAGGTTCGAGTTGGCCGATAAGGGCACGATCTTTCTTGATGAGGTCGGGGAAATCCCGTTAGAGCTACAGTCCAAGCTGCTACGGGTATTGCAAGAACAGGAGTTTGAGCGGTTGGGTAGTACGAAGACGATCCGAGTGAACGTGCGACTGATTGCCGCGACCAACCGCGATCTCAAGAGTCTGGCGGAGGCCAAACAATTTCGCAGCGACCTCTACTATCGACTGAATGTCTTTCCGGTCACCGTGCCTCCCTTACGCGATCGGCAAGAAGACATTCCCACCCTCGTCCGCTATTTCACACAGCACTATGCGGGGCGCATGAAAAAGAATATCCAGGCCGTGCCTGCCGAGACGCTCGAGGTGTTGTCCCATTACCCTTGGCCGGGCAACATCCGGGAGTTGGAAAATCTGATCGAGCGGTCCGTCATTCTCACACAAGGAACGGATTTGCAGGTGCCGATCAGTGAGCTCCAGCCGGTGAACAACCATCTCGCTTCCGGGGTGATCACGCTGGAAGAGGTTGAACGTGAACAAATTGTGCGCACTCTACGCGAAGCGAAATGGGTGATCGGGGGTCCGAGAGGAGCTGCGGTCAGGTTGGGCCTCAAGCGAACGACCCTTCAGTCCAAGATGCAGAAACTCGGCATTGCCCGTCCTCTCGAGTGA
- a CDS encoding CDGSH iron-sulfur domain-containing protein, giving the protein MGQPRIAAKEPSVLTLEAGTYYWCACGRSRDQPFCDGSHEGTGFEPLEFTVDETKEVALCQCKHTKTPPYCDGTHQSL; this is encoded by the coding sequence ATGGGACAACCACGCATTGCAGCGAAGGAACCGTCAGTCCTGACCTTGGAGGCAGGCACGTATTACTGGTGCGCGTGCGGACGATCGAGGGACCAACCGTTCTGTGATGGGTCGCACGAAGGAACCGGGTTCGAGCCGCTGGAATTTACGGTCGACGAAACGAAAGAAGTGGCGTTGTGCCAGTGTAAGCACACCAAAACGCCGCCCTACTGCGATGGCACACATCAGTCGCTCTGA
- a CDS encoding cation:proton antiporter encodes MQPDPVFFQDLAIVFLAAVAGGVLARLTGQPLILGYVLGGIAIGPFTPGPTISESHTFDLFAEIGVILLMFSIGLEFSVKDLMRVKWVALAGGPLGILMAMGLAVVTGNLIGWSMTQSIVIGAVISIASTMVLARMLFDRGELRSKHGRVMIGIALVEDVAVVAMTVLMPALGEFDSGRLLVIGQALAKALLILVPVGYLGAKVIPPIMTHIARTQNHELFLLVTLAISLGTAAVTQLIGLSLALGAFLAGLIISASEYGHETLARLLSLRDAFVALFFVTIGILIDPRVIIDNLSLLATMIGLIVIGMFMIWTTVVRLFGYSWTTAFLVGVGLTQIGEFSFVLVQVAKAEGHVDSAVYNATLAASVITILMNAALVRYVPGWFVRRRLDHDKHDMVPGHPEGEPLQQHVVVCGFGRVGSSLGRALEVFNLPYVVIDRNPDTIRRLQGRGVPCLYGDASHRELLVKAGTADASLIIVALPEIESAALAVGRMRSLNPNVPILARAHGSAEAERLSALGVTEVIQPDVETSATLIRHALAWFGVPKDRVLDYVEQYRQSMETKRQTK; translated from the coding sequence GTGCAGCCTGATCCCGTATTCTTTCAAGATCTTGCCATCGTATTCCTTGCAGCTGTCGCAGGTGGCGTGCTCGCTCGACTTACCGGACAGCCATTGATCCTTGGTTATGTGCTGGGCGGAATCGCCATCGGTCCGTTTACCCCGGGACCTACGATCTCGGAATCTCACACGTTTGATCTCTTCGCGGAAATCGGCGTCATTCTCTTGATGTTCTCGATCGGACTTGAGTTTTCCGTGAAGGACCTGATGCGCGTTAAATGGGTTGCTCTCGCCGGTGGACCGCTGGGGATTCTCATGGCCATGGGGTTGGCCGTCGTAACAGGGAACTTGATCGGGTGGTCTATGACCCAAAGCATCGTGATCGGAGCGGTCATTTCCATCGCGAGCACAATGGTACTTGCCCGCATGCTCTTCGATCGGGGCGAACTTCGTTCAAAGCACGGACGGGTGATGATCGGCATCGCGCTGGTCGAAGATGTCGCAGTCGTAGCCATGACCGTGCTCATGCCGGCTCTCGGAGAGTTCGACTCGGGACGATTGCTCGTGATCGGTCAAGCCTTGGCAAAAGCACTGTTGATTCTCGTGCCGGTTGGATACTTGGGCGCCAAAGTCATCCCGCCGATCATGACACACATCGCCAGGACGCAAAACCATGAACTGTTCTTGCTCGTCACCCTAGCCATCAGCCTTGGAACCGCCGCCGTCACGCAGTTGATCGGACTCTCCCTCGCGTTGGGGGCCTTCCTGGCCGGCCTCATTATCAGCGCATCCGAGTATGGGCACGAGACCTTGGCCCGGCTCCTCTCGCTCCGTGACGCGTTCGTTGCGCTCTTCTTCGTGACCATCGGCATCCTGATCGACCCTCGCGTGATCATCGACAATCTTTCTCTCCTTGCCACGATGATCGGCTTGATCGTAATCGGGATGTTCATGATTTGGACTACCGTCGTGCGGCTGTTCGGCTACTCTTGGACCACGGCATTCCTGGTGGGGGTCGGCCTCACTCAAATCGGTGAATTTTCGTTTGTCCTTGTGCAGGTCGCCAAAGCGGAAGGCCACGTCGACAGCGCAGTATACAACGCGACGCTTGCCGCCTCTGTCATTACCATTCTCATGAATGCGGCTCTTGTGAGGTATGTGCCTGGTTGGTTCGTCCGGCGGCGACTCGACCATGACAAGCACGACATGGTACCAGGACATCCGGAAGGCGAACCGCTCCAGCAGCATGTCGTGGTGTGTGGATTTGGACGAGTAGGGAGCTCGCTCGGAAGAGCGTTGGAAGTTTTCAATCTGCCTTATGTCGTCATCGACCGAAATCCGGACACGATTCGCCGACTACAAGGTCGGGGCGTTCCTTGCCTCTATGGCGACGCCTCGCACCGCGAATTGCTGGTGAAGGCCGGAACGGCAGACGCCTCTCTGATTATTGTGGCTTTGCCTGAAATTGAATCCGCTGCCCTCGCAGTCGGTCGCATGCGCAGTCTCAATCCCAACGTTCCGATTTTGGCCCGTGCACATGGATCGGCAGAGGCGGAACGACTCAGTGCCCTTGGAGTAACAGAGGTCATCCAACCGGACGTCGAAACGTCGGCGACACTTATCCGACATGCCTTGGCCTGGTTCGGGGTGCCGAAGGATCGCGTTCTGGACTATGTGGAGCAATACAGACAGTCCATGGAAACAAAGCGGCAGACGAAGTAA
- a CDS encoding NAD(P)H-dependent oxidoreductase: MKILAFAASLRVASFNRKLIGQAANILRSVPDVDVDLADFREFEMPMYDGDLESREGIPAGGLELIRRTQSADGVVVSTPEYNGSIPGTLKNAIDWASRAEPTPLEGKPILLIGASPGGLGAVRSLWHTRVPFEVIGAHVYPEMMGVPRAHQAFDDNGNLGDPNQFSRLQGLLFSYIDFVRKLRGPS, translated from the coding sequence ATGAAGATACTGGCCTTTGCGGCCTCTCTGCGCGTCGCGTCATTCAACCGAAAGTTGATCGGGCAGGCGGCGAATATTTTGCGCAGCGTGCCGGATGTGGACGTCGACCTTGCCGATTTTCGTGAATTTGAGATGCCGATGTATGATGGTGATCTTGAATCGCGAGAGGGCATTCCGGCCGGCGGTCTTGAATTGATCAGACGTACTCAGAGTGCCGATGGTGTGGTCGTCTCCACCCCCGAGTATAATGGAAGCATTCCAGGCACGTTGAAAAACGCGATCGATTGGGCGTCTCGAGCCGAGCCGACCCCGCTTGAAGGAAAACCCATTTTATTGATCGGAGCGTCGCCCGGTGGGCTCGGCGCCGTGCGCAGCCTGTGGCATACACGTGTGCCGTTTGAGGTCATCGGAGCCCATGTGTATCCCGAGATGATGGGTGTGCCTCGCGCGCATCAGGCCTTTGATGATAACGGTAATCTGGGAGATCCTAACCAGTTCTCTCGGCTTCAAGGGCTCTTGTTCTCATACATTGACTTCGTCCGAAAACTCCGCGGTCCTAGTTGA
- a CDS encoding ROK family protein, translated as MRQDSGSSPNHRKVLVIDVGGTNVKVLATGRSTPRKIPSGPTMMAKDMVDAVKRATVDWAYDAVSIGYPGPVWNGRPAAEPEHLGKGWVEIDFQKAFGKPVRVINDAAMQALGSYQGGRMLFLGLGTGLGSALVIDGVLAPMELAHLPYSKGRTYEHYVGLRGLKRCGKKKWRRQVGQVTQALRRALQVEYVVLGGGNAKRLKRLPKDVHLGNNKHAFTGGFRLWEKAQTESGDEA; from the coding sequence ATGAGACAAGACAGCGGGTCTTCGCCTAACCACCGCAAGGTCCTTGTGATCGACGTGGGCGGAACCAATGTGAAAGTGCTGGCAACTGGACGTTCGACGCCTCGCAAAATCCCTTCCGGCCCAACGATGATGGCAAAAGACATGGTCGATGCCGTGAAACGTGCCACGGTCGATTGGGCCTACGATGCGGTGTCGATTGGATATCCTGGCCCTGTTTGGAACGGTCGCCCGGCGGCCGAGCCAGAACATCTCGGCAAAGGATGGGTCGAGATCGATTTTCAGAAAGCGTTCGGCAAACCAGTCAGGGTCATCAATGATGCGGCGATGCAGGCGCTCGGCAGCTACCAAGGCGGGCGTATGTTGTTCCTCGGTCTCGGCACTGGTTTGGGATCAGCCTTGGTGATCGATGGGGTACTCGCTCCGATGGAGTTGGCGCACCTCCCCTACAGCAAAGGCCGCACCTATGAACACTATGTAGGATTGCGCGGGCTGAAGCGCTGCGGCAAGAAAAAATGGCGGCGACAAGTAGGGCAGGTGACGCAAGCCCTTCGTCGCGCGCTGCAGGTCGAGTACGTCGTGCTGGGCGGCGGCAATGCTAAACGACTCAAGCGACTGCCGAAAGACGTGCATCTCGGCAACAACAAGCATGCCTTCACCGGAGGATTTCGTCTCTGGGAAAAAGCACAGACAGAATCGGGCGATGAAGCGTGA